In Camelus ferus isolate YT-003-E chromosome 5, BCGSAC_Cfer_1.0, whole genome shotgun sequence, one genomic interval encodes:
- the LOC116663804 gene encoding UDP-glucuronosyltransferase 1-3-like: MGPQVLAGLLLCLCAGPWAEGGKVLVVPMEGSHWLSMREAVRELHARGHHAVVLSPEVNMHVKPEDFFTTETYATPNTQDEFDYVMMGQVHVLFERVNFLKMFWNTMVGLKNASLIFQRSCEALLSHKDLIRRLNASSFDVVLTDPVYPCGAVLAKYLSLPAVFFLRGIPCDFDVEGTACPNPFSYVPRLLTRNSDHMTFLQRVKNMLYPLALKYICHASYTPYQRMASELLQREVSLVEVFSSASVWLFRGDFVMDYPRPVMPNMVFIGGINCANRKPLSQVCIGAFIPSMFQVRPI; this comes from the coding sequence GCTGGACTGCTGCTGTGCCTGTGCGCCGGGCCCTGGGCCGAGGGCGGGAAGGTGCTGGTGGTCCCCATGGAGGGCAGCCACTGGCTCAGCATGCGGGAGGCCGTGCGGGAGCTCCACGCCAGGGGCCACCACGCAGTCGTCCTTTCTCCAGAGGTGAACATGCACGTCAAGCCAGAGGACTTCTTCACCACGGAAACCTACGCTACTCCGAACACGCAGGACGAATTTGATTATGTCATGATGGGCCAAGTGCATGTGCTATTTGAAAGAGTAAATTTTCTAAAGATGTTTTGGAATACGATGGTAGGCTTGAAAAATGCGTCTTTAATCTTTCAAAGGTCTTGCGAGGCGCTGCTGTCTCACAAGGATCTGATCAGGCGCCTGAATGCCAGTTCCTTTGATGTGGTGTTAACTGACCCTGTTTACCCCTGCGGGGCAGTGCTGGCCAAGTACCTGTCCCTTCCTGCGGTGTTTTTTTTGCGTGGCATTCCGTGTGACTTCGATGTTGAGGGCACAGCGTGCCCAAACCCTTTCTCGTACGTTCCTAGGCTGTTAACAAGGAATTCAGACCACATGACATTCCTTCAGAGGGTCAAGAACATGCTGTACCCTCTGGCCCTGAAGTACATTTGCCACGCATCTTACACTCCTTACCAACGGATGGCGTCCGAGCTTCTTCAGAGAGAGGTGTCGCTGGTGGAAGTTTTTAGCTCTGCGTCCGTGTGGCTGTTCAGAGGAGACTTTGTGATGGATTACCCCCGGCCAGTCATGCCCAACATGGTCTTCATTGGGGGTATAAACTGTGCCAACAGGAAACCACTATCTCAGGTCTGTATTGGTGCTTTTATTCCGTCCATGTTCCAAGTGCGACCCATTTAA
- the DNAJB3 gene encoding LOW QUALITY PROTEIN: dnaJ homolog subfamily B member 3 (The sequence of the model RefSeq protein was modified relative to this genomic sequence to represent the inferred CDS: inserted 1 base in 1 codon) — protein MVDYYEVLGVPRRASSEAIRKAYRKLALKWHPDKNPENKEEAERRFKQVAQAYEVLSDAKKRDVYDRCGEAGVEGGGGRPFEDPFEDVFTFRDPADVFREFFGGRDPFSFDFFGDSLENILGXSEELPGKQMQRIRTPFLHFQWISSIWR, from the exons ATGGTGGACTACTACGAGGTGCTGGGCGTGCCCCGCCGGGCCTCGTCCGAGGCCATTAGGAAGGCCTACCGCAAGCTGGCGCTCAAGTGGCACCCGGACAAAAACCCCGAGAACAAGGAGGAGGCGGAGAGGAGATTCAAGCAAGTGGCCCAGGCTTACGAGGTGCTGTCAGACGCCAAGAAGAGGGACGTCTACGACCGATGCGGCGAGGCCGGGGTGGAGGGCGGCGGCGGCAGACCCTTCGAGGACCCCTTCGAGGACGTCTTCACCTTCCGCGACCCAGCCGACGTCTTCAGGGAGTTCTTCGGCGGCCGAGAcccattttcatttgatttctttgGAGACTCGCTTGAGAACATTTTAG TGTCGGAGGAGCTCCCGGGGAAGCAGATGCAGAGGATCCGCACCCCTTTCCTCCACTTTCAGTGGATTTCCAGCATTTGGAggtag